In Mytilus trossulus isolate FHL-02 chromosome 14, PNRI_Mtr1.1.1.hap1, whole genome shotgun sequence, a genomic segment contains:
- the LOC134697614 gene encoding uncharacterized protein LOC134697614 has translation MAKRKAEALNDDEISGYLVEVSPIKTSQQNNKYFDGTINSDRKLFQHFVCFDVSKHSQFRSAGTQKSPVKLQRISQVPSKRDASPNDVLIKRTSSLNVLRSLDFSCKQQPKETSEQSTLEKIQNLPEKSKVNLVATVMSKSNSEIVDVRGTLINKCTSTIADNTQQMELTLWKHHIDKVVVGKTYHFTTVSTRFFHTYTLTTTSSTDINDHEDLLDIADYQEESTSTTITGAITQIILHKSAQCGNCHKSIKDLPTGNLVRCNSCNMKQLKSNLNNAYSCTMNVKDESTSQVIKLNMFSSVLVTFLTENLKLSLLSEMEDVEDYLLEQQHLTITYNSSNKVVLKFQKTR, from the exons ATGGCTAAACGTAAGGCTGAAGCGTTGAACGACGATGAAATCAGTGGTTATCTGGTGGAAGTTTCACCCATCAAAACTTCTCAACagaacaacaaatattttgacgGAACTATAAACTCAGATAGAAAACTTTTTCAGCACTTTGTCTGCTTTGACGTGAGCAAACATAGTCAATTCAGATCAGCAGGCACCCAGAAATCTCCAGTGAAGTTACAACGAATATCTCAAGTACCAAGTAAGAGGGACGCTTCTCCAAatgatgtgttgattaaaaGAACGTCATCATTGAATGTGTTGCGATCTCTAGATTTCTCCTGTAAACAACAACCGAAAGAAACGAGTGAACAAAGTACACTGGAAAAAATTCAGAACCTTCCAGAAAAATCTAAG gtaAATTTAGTAGCTACTGTGATGTCTAAATCTAACAGTGAAATAGTTGATGTAAGAGGAACCCTTATTAATAAGTGCACATCCACAATTGCTGACAACACACAACAAATGGAGTTGACCTTGTGGAAACACCACATTGACAAAGTAGTTGTTGGGAAAACTTATCATTTCACTACTGTGTCTACTAGATTTTTCCACACCtatacattaacaactacatcATCAACAGATATAAATGATCATGAAGATTTATTAGATATAGCTGACTACCAGGAAGAATCAACATCTACTACCATTACAGGAGCAATTACCCAGATAATCTTGCACAAATCAGCACAATGTGGCAACTGTCACAAATCAATCAAAGACCTACCAACAGGAAATTTAGTTCGCTGCAACTCCTGCAAcatgaaacaattaaaaagtaacCTCAACAACGCATACTCCTGCACGATGAATGTCAAAGATGAATCTACATCTCAAGTTATTAAACTTAACATGTTTTCATCGGTCTTGGTGACCTTTCTTACAGAAAATCTCAAATTAAGTCTGCTCTCTGAAATGGAAGATGTGGAAGATTACCTGTTGGAACAACAACATCTTACAATCACATATAACTCCAGCAACAAggttgtgttaaaatttcagaaaacaaGATGA
- the LOC134697615 gene encoding uncharacterized protein LOC134697615: MSMDRRVAQSVPNIFFKLKKIQLKNISDKVNLALRRCQSEGKKWTAKDVLNPYTVNDLVRLDEGYYIFRSLRNSPVYLEKRKKDLFAMIRQLGLPTWFGSLSSADTNWKDLLRILGKLNDGKEYTDNELEEMDWHQKSKLVQKDPVTCSRYFDYRVQQFINLVLKSDHDPIGKLTDCFYRVEFQQRDSPHIHILIWIENAPVYESDSNEDVVAFIDKYVSCSLLENDTSLVNLQVHKHSKTCRKKGHPICRFGFPLPPMKATVILEPLKEDDDIEKFKAIYKEIQNEINTLHNSEDIDQMTYDMFLNDVLEINEENYIKAIRSNLSGPKVFLKRKPSEVRVHGYMKTVLVAWQANHDLQFVLDAFACAVYIVSYISKSQKGMSALLDQAAKEARQGNLDLKHQVRHIGNYFSNSVETSAQEATYLTLHMPLTKATRQVVFINTSPQHKRTFLLKQSSALEKLGADSTEIESDNDIKRYSRRPKQLENWCLADYVSQLELQYPKTSESLEHETEIQENESESENEEANADVVEENKIDITLKNGIRIYQRKIPKVIRYVKYNYKTDSENFYRERLMLFYPWRNELSDLQCGHETFEKMYLTVARLLEKKAKQYEGKVIDLEKAIEEAENDCNDNDQIAPATQQVEMEDAEIGPKESEQYVHFNPDRPTEHRLYDMSREVGIEARTVELTNHANRISESDYFALIRSLNKKQWEFFQHVITWIKTKNEPFYTFLTGGAGCGKSVVVRTIFQALHRHLCSIEGEDPDDIRILLCAPTGKAAYNINGLTIHNAFQIQPNKGLDQSLSCDVLNTLRMKYRNLSLILIDEISMVGNKMFSLLERRLKKIKGSNCSFGGVSIIAIGDFFQLQPVFDSWIFNDLSKGLTALAPNYWKLLFSFHELTEIMRQKDDLEFAQLLNRLRQNQLTENDFAILSTRTVSITDPTYRTNATHLFVENALVDNFNLQYISKLCSQKVKVKAVDTVCGDLPPSVKTKLLSSLPEKQSDTANLAKEVVLAIGMKYDLTANIEVTDGLTNGSTCELKLIECKTTSLRPSIIWVKFEDARISAINRRKYSHLYGKDVEKTWTPMFDIKRSFTYKYKTFERIQFPLRPAAGKTIHKSQGDTL, translated from the coding sequence ATGTCTATGGACAGGAGAGTGGCACAGTCTGTACCAAACATATTTTTCAAGTTAAAGAAAATTCAGTTAAAAAACATAAGTGATAAGGTGAATCTTGCTTTAAGAAGGTGTCAATCAGAAGGGAAAAAATGGACAGCAAAAGATGTACTGAATCCTTACACTGTAAATGATCTTGTAAGATTGGATGAAGGTTATTATATCTTTAGAAGTTTAAGAAACTCTCCAGTCTACCTTGAAAAGAGGAAGAAAGATTTGTTTGCGATGATCAGACAATTGGGTCTTCCAACATGGTTTGGCTCTCTTTCATCTGCAGACACTAATTGGAAAGATTTGTTAAGAATTCTTGGCAAATTAAATGATGGCAAAGAATATACTGACAATGAATTGGAAGAAATGGATTGGCATCAGAAATCTAAACTTGTTCAGAAAGACCCTGTGACATGCTCTAGATATTTTGATTATCGTGTCCAACAGTTTATTAACTTGGTGTTGAAAAGTGATCATGATCCTATTGGAAAACTGACAGATTGTTTTTATAGAGTTGAATTTCAACAGAGAGATTCACCgcatattcatattttgatcTGGATTGAAAATGCACCAGTATATGAAAGCGATTCAAATGAAGATGTTGTAgcatttattgataaatatgtcTCCTGTTCACTTTTAGAAAATGACACTAGTTTAGTCAATTTGCAGGTTCATAAGCATTCAAAAACATGCAGAAAAAAAGGTCACCCAATTTGTCGTTTTGGTTTCCCCCTTCCACCTATGAAAGCAACAGTAATCTTAGAGCCTTTGAAAGAAGATGATGACATAGAAAAGTTCAaagctatatataaagaaatacaaaacGAAATTAATACACTTCACAATTCTGAAGATATAGACCAGATGACATATGACATGTTTTTAAATGATGTGttagaaataaatgaagaaaattacaTAAAGGCCATAAGAAGCAACTTGAGTGGTCCAAAAGTTTTTCTCAAACGAAAACCATCTGAAGTCCGTGTTCATGGTTACATGAAAACAGTGTTGGTAGCTTGGCAAGCTAATCATGATttacagtttgttttagatgCATTTGCATGTGCAGTGTATATTGTTTCATACATAAGCAAATCACAAAAAGGTATGAGTGCATTACTAGACCAAGCAGCAAAAGAAGCACGACAGGGTAATTTAGACTTGAAGCATCAAGTAAGGCACATTGGGAATTACTTTTCAAATTCAGTTGAAACAAGTGCACAAGAAGCAACATACTTAACACTACATATGCCTTTAACAAAAGCTACAAGGCAAGTTGTATTCATTAATACATCTCCACAACACAAAAGAACCTTCCTCCTTAAGCAATCATCAGCTCTAGAAAAACTAGGCGCAGACTCTACTGAAATAGAATCAGACAATGATATTAAAAGATACTCACGAAGACCAAAGCAACTGGAAAACTGGTGTCTAGCAGACTATGTATCTCAGCTTGAATTGCAATATCCTAAAACTTCAGAGTCTTTAGAGCATGAAACAGAAATACAGGAAAATGAATCTGAAAGTGAAAATGAAGAGGCAAATGCAGATGTTGTAGAAGAAAACAAGATCGACATAACCCTGAAAAATGGTATTAGAATATACCAAAGAAAAATACCCAAGGTGATAAGATATGTTAAGTATAATTACAAGACTGATTCTGAAAATTTCTACAGAGAAcgcttaatgttattttatccaTGGAGAAATGAACTTTCAGATTTGCAATGTGGAcatgaaacatttgaaaaaatgtacTTGACTGTTGCTAgactgttagaaaaaaaagCTAAGCAATATGAAGGAAAAGTAATTGATCTTGAGAAAGCTATTGAAGAGGCAGAAAATGATTGTAATGATAATGATCAAATAGCACCTGCCACTCAGCAAGTAGAAATGGAAGATGCAGAAATAGGCCCAAAAGAATCTGAACAATATGTTCATTTCAATCCAGATAGACCAACAGAACATAGACTGTATGATATGTCTCGTGAAGTTGGAATTGAAGCAAGAACAGTAGAATTGACAAATCATGCCAACAGAATAAGTGAGAGTGATTATTTTGCATTGATAAGATCCTTAAATAAGAAACAGTGGGAATTTTTTCAACATGTTATCACAtggattaaaacaaaaaatgaaccattttatacatttttgacaGGTGGAGCAGGATGTGGAAAATCTGTTGTTGTCAGAACAATATTTCAAGCTTTACACAGACACTTATGTTCTATTGAAGGTGAGGACCCTGACGATATAAGAATTCTTCTTTGTGCTCCTACTGGAAAGGCAGCTTACAATATAAATGGCCTGACCATTCACAATGCTTTCCAGATACAACCAAATAAAGGACTTGACCAGTCACTGTCATGTGATGTTCTCAATACACTCAGAATGAAATATAGAAATTTGTCTCTGATTTTGATAGATGAAATTTCAATGGTTGGTAACAAAATGTTCTCTTTACTGGAGAGAAGGCTGAAAAAAATTAAGGGAAGCAACTGTTCATTTGGTGGTGTGAGTATCATAGCTATTGGTGACTTTTTCCAACTCCAACCTGTATTTGACAGCTGGATTTTCAATGATCTAAGCAAAGGTTTAACAGCATTAGCTCCTAATTACTGGAaactattattttcttttcatgaaCTTACTGAAATAATGAGACAAAAAGATGATTTAGAATTTGCTCAATTACTAAATAGGTTGAGACAAAATCAGCTGACTGAAAATGATTTTGCAATATTAAGTACCAGAACTGTTTCAATCACTGATCCAACATACAGAACTAATGCTACTCATTTGTTTGTTGAAAATGCTTTAGTggataattttaatttacaataCATATCTAAATTATGCTCACAGAAAGTTAAAGTTAAAGCAGTTGACACAGTTTGTGGGGATTTACCACCATCTGTAAAGACAAAATTACTTAGCTCTTTACCAGAAAAACAATCTGATACAGCCAATCTTGCAAAAGAAGTAGTATTAGCAATTGGGATGAAATATGACCTTACAGCTAATATTGAAGTCACTGATGGTCTCACAAATGGTTCAACCTGTGAACTTAAATTGATTGAGTGCAAAACTACATCTTTAAGACCAAGTATAATATGGGTTAAGTTTGAGGATGCCAGAATTAGTGCTATCAATAGAAGAAAATATTCACACTTGTATGGAAAAGATGTTGAAAAAACATGGACACCAATGTTTGACATTAAAAGATcatttacttataaatataagacCTTCGAAAGAATTCAGTTTCCTCTTCGTCCAGCAGCTGGAAAAACAATTCATAAATCCCAAGGAGACACATTATAA
- the LOC134697617 gene encoding calponin homology domain-containing protein DDB_G0272472-like: protein MKQIERSLKEMILIKEIWRDKENFHIKERLEKNEDYRRAEAESKKCQRKNSAIRQMKREKELASKREARKDENYRMAEAESKKSQRENSDLRQMERQRELASKRRARKNKDFNIRELASKREARKDKNYRRAEAESKKSQRENSDIRQMERERELASKRRARKNKDFNIRELASKREARKDKNYKRAEAESKKSQRENSDIRQMERERELASKRQARKNKDFNIRELAAKRKARKNEDFKRNETEKKKNARQDENYRKHESKRDFHRKQEYRSHPENLENERLKKQSCRQKNLDIDRYYDKTVKSAKRKNIDFTDHEKDLKKKRVQANKMGFPQRPKELNLYPLEERLLSLRIPFMQIRQLPRGGQLSVKGNVVNVPVEVQPTINSLPHTLEKSGTISVKLKKKLEFKKCDFSENVRPFAVICALHYLMRTRDLYKSSGIEINEDWITEIAETNEKETQNEKNSTEQDDDQDQNDSEDDSDHFSEVDEKEIHVGNTDTLLDHIPDDNPLCDTGFTFAPGEGQRPISLYSDPDAECLSFPTIFCGKKKAR, encoded by the exons ATGAAGCAGATAGAAAGAAGTCTCAAAGAGATGATtcttataaaagaaatatggaGAGACAAAGAGAACTTTCACATAAAAGAGAGGctagaaaaaaatgaagattatagAAGGGCTGAAGCAGAAAGTAAAAAATGTCAACGAAAAAATTCTGCTATAAGACAGatgaaaagagaaaaagaacTTGCTTCTAAAAGAGAGGCTAGAAAGGATGAAAATTATAGAATGGCTGAAGCAGAAAGTAAGAAATCTCAACGAGAAAATTCTGATCTAAGACAGATGGAAAGACAAAGAGAACTTGCTTCTAAAAGACGGGCtagaaaaaataaggatttcaATATAAGAGAACTTGCTTCTAAAAGAGAGGCTAGAAAGGATAAAAATTATAGAAGGGCTGAAGCAGAAAGTAAGAAATCTCAAAGAGAAAATTCTGATATAAGACAGATGGAAAGAGAAAGAGAACTTGCTTCTAAAAGACGGGCtagaaaaaataaggatttcaATATAAGAGAACTTGCTTCTAAAAGAGAGGCTAGAAaggataaaaattataaaagggCTGAAGCAGAAAGTAAGAAATCTCAAAGAGAAAATTCTGATATAAGACAGATGGAAAGAGAAAGAGAACTTGCTTCTAAAAGACAGGCtagaaaaaataaggatttcaATATAAGAGAACTTGCTGCTAAAAGAAAGGCTAGGAAAAATGAAGATTTCAAAAGAAAcgaaacagaaaagaaaaaaaatgccaGACAAGATGAAAACTACAGAAAACATGAGTCCAAACGAGACTTCCACAGAAAACAAGAGTATAGGTCACATccagaaaatttagaaaatgagcGTTTGAAGAAACAGAGTTGTAGACAGAAAAACCTAGATATAGACAGATATTATGATAAGACCGTCAAAAGCgctaaaagaaaaaacattgatttcacAGATCATGAGAAagacttaaaaaagaaaagagttCAAG CCAACAAAATGGGATTTCCTCAAAGACCAAAAGAATTAAATTTGTATCCTTTAGAAGAGAGACTGTTGTCACTAAGAATTCCTTTTATGCAGATTCGACAGTTGCCTAGAGGTGGACAGTTATCAGTTAAAGGTAATGTTGTAAATGTACCTGTTGAAGTTCAACCTACAATTAATTCACTTCCACATACATTAGAGAAATCGGGTACAATATCAGTTAAACTGAAGAAAAAGCTGGAATTCAAAAAGTGTGATTTTAGTGAAAATGTAAGACCATTTGCTGTCATTTGTGCATTACATTATTTGATGAGAACAAGAGACTTGTACAAGTCTTCAGGAATAGAAATAAATGAGGATTGGATTACAGAAATAGcagaaacaaatgaaaaagaaacacaaaatgaaaaaaatagtacagAACAAGACGATGACCAAGATCAAAATGACTCAGAAGATGATTCCGATCATTTTAGTGAAGTAgatgaaaaagaaatacatgttGGAAACACAGATACACTGTTAGATCATATTCCAGACGACAATCCACTATGTGACACAGGTTTTACTTTTGCTCCTGGTGAAGGTCAACGACCAATTAGTCTCTACAGTGATCCTGATGCAGAGTGCTTATCTTTTCCAACTATATTTTGTGGTAAAAAAAAGGCCAGATAA